CGAACAACTCTGAACTAAACCATAGTTATGACTAAACGGATTGGTGGATAAGATATGTTGTCACTGCGTACAATGCATTGACAGTGAGAATTTAATAACCGCACTTGCGTCGATCGGACTGAAAATTCCGATCTTGTGATGGATTGTTACTTTCGCTTGTGTGACACGGCCGCAGTTACCTTTGCAAAACAAAGAGGCGTTGATAGCTGTTTTTGGATGTAAACTGATCCAAGGATCAAGTCTCTATTGTGATGTCAAAACGTCAATTACCGTTCGATTGTATACTACATAACGACGTATTTACCTCACATTTGCTCGCGTCCATGGTTTTGATTTGTGTGTAGTGGCCATTTAGATGCTACGACTCGAAAGTATGATGGAAGCATTCTGTTCAAGGGATTGTTCTCCAGATTATTGAAAAGGACTCAACGTTCCCATCTGTCAAGACAAGCAAATATTTTGAAGTGATTACAATAATCATGAAAAAGAATGCAAGTTCTTCGACGCAAATGCTAATCAAAGAAGGAGGAGATTTGGAGAATCGCGAAAGAAACGCAAAAGAAAATTCATCTCTTGTGGGTCTGAATGTGCCAGCCTATACAGAAGAAAATGGTGTACAGTCAGGCGAATTCGCACCTCTAACTTCAGCCAAACCGCTGGAAAACGGGAACTATCTTCCAGGGAACTTTAGTGTGGAAGCAGAACAGAAAGTAATCCCTCGATCTGAGCCGAGAGTTTCATGTGCATCGACAATAACACCAAATACGCTCTTTCCAGGGTTTCAAATTCCCACCGAAACAGTTATCCCTGCGGAGGAATCTTTGGCTGGAGCTGGCAAAAAGAAGCGAGGTGTTTCGGCTCAGGAGGCTATACCGGTTCTTCCCCGTTGGGCGGCCATTGCTTGCTTAATTTTAAACATCATATTTCCCGGTTTAGGTAGGTTTGTCTATACTTCATTCATTCTTCTTATTTACCAGAGTCAAACATCACGGACAGTGTGTATAAATTCCGCTGGCCTAATTGCATGCTTTTAAAAGTTTATCTCTTCTTCAGTATTATGTTTCGTCAAAGAGTAGTATGACTTGCTTGCATTTTTGGTTCATTTTTATAACGTAATCTGCAAAGCATCAATGTGTAATGGCCGCTTTCAAGGTTCTTCAACAAACGCGTGTGCCCAGATTTCATGACTCCATCATCGCCGTTATTTTACACTATGGAGGACACGGAATAATCGCAGTGGACATCAGTTGTTTTAGGGCTTCCAGTTTTTTAATATAGAGTAGTAACTGCactgatagaaaaaaaaaaacaacaacaattagaGGGATGGAGCTATCCGGAATTGAAATGACCTCACAAGGGCATCAGATTGTTCACAGCGAAACTATGATTGTGTCGCCAAAGCTTTAGAGTCTTATGTAATCTTGAACCATTAGCAAACATTATCTTCAAGGCGaaaaattgtaaaattattAGTCGAGAAGCAAAAATCATTGCAGAGACGGTTCCGGTATTCATAGTAGGGgaaatttgaaaataatcaAATATTCGGAAATATACTGTTACGACCATGTTATagattttcttgccttttctagtTTTCTGTTTGTTGTAAACTGGACATAAGATAAACAGAAGTGCCGCGAGTCGAGGTCTCAATAATTCTTGTTGACATCTTGAAAGCGTTTGGAAGTGATTGCCTAATGTGCGTTTGGTAATCCTTCAATGGAACCACGCTTGACCGTGACATGTGATTTTAATAGCTTAGGGAGGTAGCTTTCGAGTGGCAATTAAAACGAACAAATAACCTCTCTGTTAAACTCCTGTAACATATCATTATATCGAGGAAAATTTGTCAAAGAAAGCTTTTCGAGAGACGCAAGAGAGGCAAATAAAGCTTTATTGGACAATAAGTAATatttaaatttcaaatgaatAGACTTGGGTAAATTGCTTTATCACAAAAGAAGCTTTTGTTCTTAATGCTAAAGAGGTTGCAAGGAAACAAGGTTTTCATACAAATATCGTATATGAGTTTGACACTAACCTATTCACAGGACAATCTTGCTTTTTCATCATAACagcagccatctttgtttttcagaGCAAGCGCAATCTGGGGAGAGCAGCGACCAAGTTTaacacattattattatgaacacATTTAAATCCTCGGATATTTTATTGTTCCTAGGAATAATGTTCCGGATAATGTTTCCAGGAATTCCATTCAAAATCACGGTAACTCGAAGTATCTACAACTTTCTGTTGCTGATACATTAGCTGAAACGATTGagtaaacgaaaaaaacaaGTGTAATGATATGGATTATAATTTCTTCACCGACAAATTTAATATAAAGGGGAGGGCATTAATTGAAAACTCAATATCTAAGATGTTTTCCTACGTTTGAAGGTTATTAGACGTATTTTCAAAAGGTGAAGCTTTGTAACCGGCGCCGGTTGAATttgttgtcttgttttgttttcttgacaagAAAGTCAGTTTACATCTGAAATCGTCAAATAGAAGCCTTGAATGTCTCGAAATGCTAAACAACGGAATGAGCGTCGGAGTTTTCACCTGACTTTCTTTAATCTTGATTTGCACTGCTTCTAGTATTCCTGAGTTATTTCCACTTCACTGTGCGTGTTCAATTTGTCTTGTGTTATGTCCGGTTTCGTCTCCCGCTGCT
This genomic window from Acropora muricata isolate sample 2 chromosome 2, ASM3666990v1, whole genome shotgun sequence contains:
- the LOC136909086 gene encoding uncharacterized protein translates to MKKNASSSTQMLIKEGGDLENRERNAKENSSLVGLNVPAYTEENGVQSGEFAPLTSAKPLENGNYLPGNFSVEAEQKVIPRSEPRVSCASTITPNTLFPGFQIPTETVIPAEESLAGAGKKKRGVSAQEAIPVLPRWAAIACLILNIIFPGLGTVISGVIAFFLTRHEMSLMNRTSVLCVNCFVGLMQLSTIVFLFIGWFWSIIWGCAFVGLSESYGKEVAKVEDESNA